One genomic region from Listeria monocytogenes encodes:
- a CDS encoding PTS sugar transporter subunit IIA, producing the protein MDYHDLFQKELTLINSRYESQAELFEYTSKILEKEQYVEPTFREAVTSREVVFPTGLEMNGIKIAIPHTDTIYVKRPFVLVNKLSTPIPFVQMGTVDKWIDVEVIFMLGIKNPQDQVPLLSSIMEKFMEADFVEQIKEINDSNTLCDFLKKQFGE; encoded by the coding sequence GTGGATTACCATGATTTGTTTCAAAAAGAGTTAACCCTGATAAATTCAAGATACGAGAGTCAGGCAGAACTTTTTGAATACACGAGTAAGATATTAGAGAAAGAGCAGTATGTAGAGCCGACTTTTAGAGAAGCGGTAACAAGCCGAGAAGTAGTTTTTCCTACTGGACTCGAGATGAATGGCATCAAAATCGCAATTCCTCATACAGACACGATTTATGTAAAACGTCCTTTTGTACTCGTAAATAAACTTTCTACACCGATTCCTTTTGTTCAAATGGGAACGGTAGATAAGTGGATTGATGTCGAAGTAATTTTCATGTTAGGAATCAAAAATCCCCAAGATCAAGTTCCACTGCTTTCAAGTATCATGGAAAAATTTATGGAAGCAGACTTTGTGGAACAAATAAAAGAAATAAATGATAGCAATACTTTATGTGATTTCCTAAAAAAACAATTTGGAGAGTGA
- the pdxS gene encoding pyridoxal 5'-phosphate synthase lyase subunit PdxS produces the protein MEKKVGTDRVKRGMAQMQKGGVIMDVVNAEQAKIAEEAGAVAVMALERVPSDIRAAGGVARMADPRIVEEVMNAVSIPVMAKARIGHITEARVLEAMGVDYIDESEVLTPADDEFHLLKSDFTVPFVCGCRDIGEALRRIGEGAAMLRTKGEPGTGNIVEAVRHMRQVNGQIRQIAGMTDDELMVAAKNFGAPYELIKEIKTLGKLPVVNFAAGGVATPADAALMMELGADGVFVGSGIFKSDNPAKFASAIVQATTYYTDYELIGKLSKELGSPMKGIEMSRLNPEDRMQDRSF, from the coding sequence ATGGAGAAAAAAGTTGGTACAGATCGTGTAAAACGTGGTATGGCACAAATGCAAAAAGGCGGCGTCATTATGGACGTTGTTAATGCTGAACAAGCAAAAATCGCTGAAGAAGCTGGTGCTGTTGCAGTTATGGCGCTTGAACGGGTTCCTTCTGATATTCGCGCAGCTGGTGGTGTCGCTCGTATGGCCGATCCTCGCATTGTCGAAGAAGTAATGAACGCTGTCTCTATTCCCGTAATGGCAAAAGCACGTATTGGTCATATTACAGAAGCTCGCGTCCTTGAAGCAATGGGCGTGGATTATATTGACGAAAGTGAAGTATTAACTCCCGCCGATGATGAATTCCATTTATTAAAATCAGATTTCACCGTTCCTTTCGTATGTGGTTGCCGAGATATCGGTGAAGCGCTCCGCCGTATCGGTGAAGGTGCTGCCATGCTCCGTACAAAAGGAGAACCTGGAACTGGTAATATCGTCGAAGCTGTTCGTCATATGCGCCAAGTAAACGGTCAAATCCGCCAAATCGCGGGAATGACGGATGATGAGTTAATGGTTGCTGCTAAAAACTTCGGTGCTCCATATGAATTAATCAAAGAAATTAAAACACTCGGCAAACTTCCGGTCGTTAATTTTGCTGCTGGTGGTGTTGCAACTCCCGCTGATGCCGCACTAATGATGGAACTTGGAGCAGACGGTGTTTTCGTTGGATCAGGTATTTTCAAATCCGATAACCCTGCCAAATTTGCCAGTGCGATTGTTCAAGCCACTACCTACTACACAGACTATGAATTAATCGGAAAACTTTCCAAAGAGCTAGGTTCCCCGATGAAAGGAATCGAAATGTCTCGCCTTAACCCAGAAGACAGAATGCAAGATCGGAGTTTTTAA
- a CDS encoding PTS galactitol transporter subunit IIC — protein sequence MESLQSVIQFILNLGAAVFVPALMIIIGLIVRMKVRDAVSAGIILGVAFLGMNIVIGFMIEALTPAAQGLAERTGINLSILDGGWTSMATLAWAWPFAFLMFPLQLGINAIMLVINKTKTLNVDLWNVWGKILTAVLIIGVTQNVYLAFIVAGIQIVTELILCDANQRQIQELNGIPGVTVSHGMMIFCIFLMPLDWLLKKIPALRKDMDANALKDKIGIFAENHVMGFIIGGLLGVAAGYDVAKTLMLAMQAAAALTLFPMVAKLFMQALSPLSDGISEFMKRKFKNRELFIGLDWPILAGCSEVWVAIVLMVPVTLIFALILPGNGVLPFAGILNISLCAPALIVTGGNLIRMIILGTITTPIFLYVSTFFAGTITDLAHSTGAISLKAGQQITWSTLEYPVFRYIFAEASQFTILGFIFVAIWVVLLVFYVKMMKKRTIELEKASS from the coding sequence ATGGAGTCATTACAATCAGTTATACAGTTTATTTTGAACCTTGGAGCTGCCGTTTTTGTTCCAGCACTAATGATTATTATTGGTCTAATTGTACGAATGAAAGTAAGAGATGCAGTGAGTGCGGGGATTATTCTAGGGGTAGCTTTCCTTGGAATGAATATCGTTATTGGCTTTATGATTGAAGCATTAACGCCAGCTGCACAAGGACTTGCTGAAAGAACAGGGATTAATTTAAGCATCTTAGATGGAGGATGGACATCAATGGCAACACTTGCTTGGGCATGGCCATTTGCCTTCTTGATGTTCCCGCTACAACTTGGTATTAACGCCATTATGCTCGTTATCAATAAAACGAAAACCTTGAACGTCGATCTATGGAACGTTTGGGGCAAAATTTTAACAGCCGTACTTATTATCGGTGTAACACAAAATGTTTACTTAGCATTTATTGTTGCCGGAATTCAAATTGTTACAGAACTAATTCTATGTGATGCTAACCAACGTCAAATTCAAGAGTTAAATGGAATTCCAGGTGTAACCGTTTCTCACGGCATGATGATTTTCTGTATTTTCTTAATGCCGCTTGACTGGTTACTGAAAAAAATTCCAGCACTTCGGAAAGATATGGATGCCAATGCGTTAAAAGATAAAATTGGTATTTTTGCAGAAAACCATGTGATGGGCTTTATAATCGGTGGACTTCTAGGGGTTGCTGCTGGTTATGATGTAGCTAAAACACTGATGCTAGCCATGCAAGCTGCTGCAGCATTAACCCTTTTCCCGATGGTTGCAAAACTATTTATGCAAGCTCTTTCACCACTATCTGATGGTATTTCTGAGTTCATGAAACGTAAATTTAAAAACCGTGAATTGTTTATTGGCTTAGATTGGCCGATTTTAGCGGGATGTAGTGAAGTGTGGGTAGCGATCGTTCTGATGGTTCCAGTTACACTTATTTTCGCGCTTATTTTACCAGGAAATGGCGTATTACCGTTTGCCGGAATATTAAATATTTCCTTGTGTGCACCGGCGCTAATTGTAACTGGTGGGAACTTAATCCGCATGATTATTCTTGGAACAATTACAACACCAATTTTCTTATATGTATCTACTTTCTTCGCTGGAACTATTACGGATTTAGCGCATTCAACCGGCGCAATTTCGCTAAAAGCTGGGCAACAAATTACATGGAGTACGCTTGAATATCCAGTGTTCCGTTATATCTTTGCTGAAGCAAGTCAGTTCACTATTTTAGGATTTATTTTTGTCGCAATTTGGGTAGTATTACTAGTATTTTACGTGAAAATGATGAAAAAACGAACAATTGAACTAGAAAAAGCTAGCTCTTAA
- a CDS encoding BglG family transcription antiterminator produces the protein MEQNCKELITYLLLNRQVNLRNVSKNFKVSKEAIGAQITQINHLLKSEPILIDHDMIFVTDVCREACYRLLTAEEQQLFSFYEVNIRRKLIMIKLLLHNHYMSLGALADYVYVSKNTMLTDVKSIKESLHEFEIQLDYSRKDGYAVSGSEFLIRNLLAELIREVVQTPYGKFVLDEKKLITVSEVFLLKKRLEKVESKLQITFTDEQMEELPYILHGIIKRSKVTNKKWTFKIEMYDIKNTREFPIMKEMFWGYDFLSENDLLYLSLQVLASNLVESVLHFSDSEEIAYAVDEFIRLLEMYFATEIMKKNEFKEKVILHVRPAIYRTILGFQINNPLKKQFIKEYTPTFNIVEKASKPFEKLVGHKWSEEEIVYLSMIVLGWMYQIEETEQPIFRAVVLCKSGTSISKLLLENLKMMFPNIDFQGAYAVRQLNTVARDIDFIFTTVPVQSDATIFVIPSILSKDSRQILREQVDKAIEMDSHKKTKELLAMLKDEIPEENIRLVQAKVESFFNKKEQPVEKKEPEQMRITEEQVHFLEMPLEWEQLVSAAFAPMLERGTVDASYIHTCEEIFYQNYEQMMIGPNIYLPHAKPANGVIEQDIQLMIMKANTKTPEDEAVKIMIALAPSEQNKHIPLLLKLNEIFLKPEKLVGILASTNKKKIVEILERG, from the coding sequence ATGGAACAGAATTGTAAGGAATTAATTACTTATCTGCTCTTGAATCGACAAGTGAATCTTAGAAATGTTTCCAAGAATTTTAAAGTATCAAAAGAAGCAATTGGCGCACAGATTACACAAATAAACCATCTACTAAAGTCAGAACCAATTTTGATTGACCATGACATGATTTTTGTTACAGATGTATGTAGGGAAGCTTGTTACCGGCTTTTAACTGCGGAAGAACAACAGCTGTTTTCGTTTTATGAGGTAAATATTCGTCGCAAACTTATCATGATTAAATTACTGCTACATAATCATTATATGTCACTCGGCGCGCTTGCGGACTATGTTTATGTAAGTAAAAACACCATGCTTACAGATGTTAAAAGTATCAAAGAGAGTCTGCATGAGTTTGAAATTCAGCTCGATTACTCGCGGAAAGATGGCTACGCTGTTTCTGGTTCAGAATTTCTGATTCGTAATTTACTAGCAGAACTCATTCGCGAAGTCGTTCAGACCCCATACGGAAAATTCGTACTTGATGAAAAGAAGCTGATTACTGTGAGCGAAGTATTTTTACTAAAAAAACGGCTTGAAAAGGTTGAAAGTAAGCTTCAAATTACCTTTACAGATGAGCAGATGGAAGAATTGCCCTATATTCTCCACGGCATCATCAAACGATCCAAAGTAACAAACAAGAAATGGACATTTAAAATTGAAATGTATGACATCAAAAATACCCGTGAGTTCCCGATAATGAAAGAAATGTTTTGGGGTTATGATTTTTTAAGTGAAAACGATTTGTTGTACTTATCGTTACAAGTCCTCGCTTCGAACTTAGTCGAGTCGGTGCTTCATTTCTCAGACAGTGAAGAAATCGCCTACGCAGTCGACGAGTTCATTCGTTTACTAGAAATGTATTTTGCGACGGAAATCATGAAGAAAAATGAATTTAAAGAAAAAGTAATTTTACATGTCAGACCAGCAATTTACCGGACGATTCTAGGATTTCAAATCAATAATCCACTTAAAAAACAGTTTATTAAAGAATATACCCCGACATTTAACATTGTAGAAAAAGCCTCCAAACCTTTTGAAAAATTGGTTGGTCACAAGTGGTCAGAAGAGGAAATTGTGTATCTTTCGATGATAGTTCTTGGGTGGATGTATCAAATCGAGGAAACGGAACAGCCGATTTTCCGCGCAGTCGTCCTTTGTAAAAGTGGTACATCCATTTCTAAATTACTGCTAGAAAACTTGAAAATGATGTTTCCGAATATTGATTTTCAAGGTGCTTATGCGGTGCGGCAATTAAATACGGTCGCCCGCGATATTGATTTTATTTTTACGACTGTTCCAGTTCAAAGCGACGCCACCATTTTTGTAATTCCGTCGATTTTAAGTAAAGACAGCCGACAAATCCTTAGAGAACAAGTTGATAAAGCTATTGAAATGGACAGTCATAAGAAAACCAAAGAACTACTCGCTATGCTAAAAGATGAAATCCCCGAAGAAAATATTCGATTAGTGCAAGCCAAAGTAGAGTCATTTTTTAACAAAAAAGAGCAGCCTGTGGAGAAAAAAGAACCAGAACAAATGCGAATTACGGAAGAGCAGGTTCACTTCTTAGAAATGCCACTTGAGTGGGAGCAACTGGTTTCGGCGGCGTTTGCACCAATGTTAGAACGAGGAACGGTGGATGCTAGTTACATTCATACTTGTGAAGAAATATTCTATCAAAATTATGAGCAGATGATGATTGGGCCGAATATTTATTTGCCACATGCCAAACCCGCAAACGGGGTAATTGAGCAAGATATTCAGTTGATGATAATGAAAGCGAACACAAAAACCCCTGAGGATGAAGCGGTCAAAATCATGATTGCCTTAGCACCATCTGAACAAAACAAACATATACCATTATTACTAAAATTGAACGAAATTTTCTTGAAGCCTGAGAAATTAGTGGGAATTCTCGCTTCTACTAACAAAAAGAAAATCGTTGAAATCCTTGAAAGGGGGTGA
- a CDS encoding 1-phosphofructokinase yields the protein MIYTITLNPAIDRLLFIQGELEKRKTNRVKKTEFDCGGKGLHVSGVLSKFGIKNEALGIAGSDNLDKLYAILKEKHINHDFLVEAGTSTRECFVVLSDDTNGSTMIPEAGFTVSQTNKVNLLKQIAKKVKKEDMVVIAGSPPPHYTLSDFKELLRTVKATGAFLGCDNSGEYLNLAVEMGVDFIKPNEDEVIAILDEKTNSLEENVRKLAEKIPYLVVSLGAKGSICAHNGKLYQVIPPKVQERNDTGAGDVFVGAFIAGLAMNMPITETLKVATGCSASKVMQQDSSSFDLEAAGKLKNQVSIIQLEER from the coding sequence ATGATTTACACGATAACATTAAATCCAGCCATTGACCGGTTGCTTTTTATTCAAGGAGAGTTGGAAAAAAGGAAGACTAATCGTGTCAAAAAAACGGAATTTGATTGCGGGGGAAAGGGGCTTCATGTTTCAGGAGTATTATCGAAATTCGGAATTAAAAATGAAGCACTTGGAATTGCGGGATCAGACAATCTCGACAAACTATATGCCATTCTAAAAGAAAAACATATCAACCATGATTTCCTTGTAGAAGCTGGAACTTCCACAAGAGAATGCTTCGTCGTCTTGAGTGATGACACGAATGGCAGCACGATGATACCAGAAGCTGGTTTTACCGTAAGTCAGACCAACAAAGTGAACCTTTTAAAACAAATCGCTAAAAAAGTTAAAAAAGAGGATATGGTGGTGATTGCTGGATCCCCGCCTCCTCATTATACATTATCTGATTTTAAAGAACTACTAAGAACTGTCAAAGCAACAGGCGCGTTTCTCGGATGTGATAATTCTGGTGAATATTTAAACTTAGCGGTCGAAATGGGTGTTGATTTCATTAAACCAAATGAAGATGAAGTCATTGCTATTTTGGATGAGAAGACCAATTCACTAGAAGAAAATGTCCGCAAATTAGCCGAAAAAATCCCCTATCTGGTCGTTTCGCTTGGAGCAAAAGGGTCAATTTGCGCGCATAATGGCAAATTGTATCAAGTTATTCCACCAAAAGTTCAGGAACGAAATGATACCGGGGCTGGCGATGTGTTTGTTGGGGCATTTATTGCAGGACTTGCGATGAATATGCCGATTACAGAAACGTTAAAAGTCGCGACAGGTTGTTCCGCTAGCAAAGTCATGCAACAAGACAGTTCGAGCTTTGATTTAGAAGCTGCTGGAAAACTCAAGAATCAAGTAAGTATTATACAATTGGAGGAGAGATAA
- the pdxT gene encoding pyridoxal 5'-phosphate synthase glutaminase subunit PdxT, producing MKKIGVLAIQGAVDEHIQMIESAGALAFKVKHSTDLARLDGLVLPGGESTTMRKIMKRYDLMEPVKAFAKEGKAIFGTCAGLVLLSKEIEGGEESLGLLDATAIRNGFGRQKESFEAELSVDVFDAPPFEAIFIRAPYLIEPSDEVTVLATIDGKIVAAKQANILVTAFHPELTNDNRWMRYFLEKIL from the coding sequence ATGAAAAAAATTGGTGTCCTTGCAATTCAAGGTGCAGTGGATGAACATATCCAAATGATTGAATCAGCCGGTGCTCTTGCATTTAAAGTAAAGCATTCAACTGATTTAGCTAGGCTTGACGGTCTTGTTTTACCTGGTGGTGAAAGCACAACGATGCGCAAGATTATGAAACGTTATGATTTAATGGAACCAGTTAAAGCATTTGCCAAGGAAGGTAAAGCTATCTTTGGTACTTGTGCCGGACTTGTGCTATTGTCAAAAGAAATTGAAGGTGGCGAAGAAAGCCTTGGATTACTTGACGCTACAGCAATTCGTAATGGTTTTGGCCGTCAGAAAGAAAGTTTTGAAGCCGAGTTAAGTGTAGATGTTTTTGATGCTCCTCCTTTTGAAGCAATTTTCATCCGCGCACCCTACTTAATAGAACCAAGTGATGAAGTAACTGTATTAGCAACAATTGACGGAAAAATCGTCGCTGCTAAACAAGCGAATATTCTTGTAACTGCATTTCATCCTGAGCTTACAAATGACAATCGTTGGATGCGGTATTTCTTAGAAAAAATTCTATAA
- a CDS encoding PLP-dependent aminotransferase family protein yields MWRLTGNSSLPIYLQIVDLIETKIMNGELLPEEKLPPERQLAEMFGVNRSTVVRALDELTARAVIIRKQGSGTTVNAEKWGLFAGQSTNWRHYLTQGGFTPAVPYIRQAGVMERANSDNVIDAASGELPLEMTPKMETPSLSWQSFIAEEQQEDEAGYKPLRETIQKQMKEAYGLQTRSEQIFITSGAQQALFLITQCLLKPGDAVAIESPSYFYSLSLFQSAGLRIFALPMDEDGVVISELRDLYHKHRVKMVFVNPTFQNPTGLVMSLKRRKELVKICAHLQIPIVEDDPFSELGALDNQIPAPLKRLDTDNVLYIGSLSKIMGSTTRIGWLIGPTAVIERLALARQEMDFGLSIFPQVLANSVLNTAGYKAHLLQLHHVLEQRRDDLIEAFEAILPSEVTFIKPKGGFHLWVKLPVEFRSVRDFDIFLANDLLVMPGFLFGVKEAVIRVTYARLEKKEARRVAEIIKQILVSKKCEEA; encoded by the coding sequence ATGTGGCGACTAACTGGAAATTCGAGTTTACCGATTTACTTACAAATTGTTGATTTAATCGAAACGAAAATTATGAATGGTGAACTTTTGCCAGAAGAAAAATTGCCTCCAGAAAGACAGTTGGCGGAGATGTTTGGTGTGAATCGTTCGACGGTTGTGCGAGCGCTCGATGAACTGACGGCGCGGGCTGTTATCATTCGCAAACAAGGTAGTGGAACAACGGTTAATGCGGAAAAATGGGGACTTTTTGCGGGGCAGTCAACCAATTGGCGGCATTATTTAACGCAAGGTGGTTTTACGCCAGCAGTTCCTTATATTCGCCAAGCGGGAGTAATGGAACGTGCCAATTCGGATAACGTGATTGATGCTGCAAGCGGGGAATTACCGCTTGAAATGACGCCGAAAATGGAAACACCGAGTCTTTCCTGGCAGTCTTTTATTGCTGAAGAACAACAGGAGGACGAAGCTGGCTACAAACCACTGCGTGAAACGATTCAAAAGCAGATGAAAGAAGCTTATGGCTTACAAACGCGATCTGAACAAATTTTCATTACATCGGGTGCACAACAAGCGCTCTTTTTAATTACACAATGTTTATTAAAACCGGGGGATGCTGTGGCAATTGAGTCACCGTCATACTTTTATTCGCTATCGTTGTTTCAGTCAGCCGGCTTGCGGATTTTTGCGTTACCAATGGATGAAGACGGCGTGGTTATTTCGGAATTACGTGATTTATATCATAAACATCGCGTAAAAATGGTCTTTGTTAATCCAACATTTCAAAATCCAACTGGACTAGTGATGAGTTTGAAACGACGAAAAGAACTCGTGAAAATTTGTGCTCATTTGCAAATCCCTATTGTAGAGGATGATCCATTTTCAGAACTGGGTGCGCTGGATAACCAAATTCCGGCACCGCTGAAACGATTGGATACAGATAATGTTTTATATATTGGATCGCTCTCAAAGATCATGGGATCTACTACACGAATTGGTTGGCTGATTGGTCCGACAGCAGTTATTGAACGGCTTGCACTTGCCAGACAAGAGATGGATTTTGGTTTAAGCATTTTCCCGCAAGTACTAGCAAATAGTGTTTTAAATACGGCCGGTTACAAGGCACATTTGCTGCAATTGCACCACGTATTGGAACAGCGTCGAGATGATCTAATCGAAGCATTCGAAGCCATTTTACCGAGTGAAGTAACATTTATTAAGCCAAAAGGTGGTTTTCATTTATGGGTGAAATTGCCAGTCGAATTTCGTTCGGTTCGTGATTTCGATATATTTTTAGCGAATGATCTGCTCGTGATGCCGGGATTTTTATTTGGTGTAAAAGAAGCTGTTATTCGCGTAACTTATGCACGTCTTGAAAAGAAGGAAGCGAGACGTGTAGCTGAAATAATAAAACAAATATTAGTATCAAAAAAGTGCGAGGAAGCGTGA
- a CDS encoding PTS sugar transporter subunit IIB: protein MKKVIVACGSGVATSQTVASKVERILKEKGVRATVEAVDIKSLEQHIKTSDVYVAITKANKEFDIPTLNGIAFLTGMGMDEETEKLLNALK from the coding sequence ATGAAAAAAGTTATCGTAGCATGTGGATCAGGTGTAGCAACAAGTCAAACAGTGGCATCAAAAGTAGAACGTATTTTAAAAGAAAAAGGGGTTCGCGCAACAGTAGAAGCAGTGGATATTAAGTCTTTAGAGCAACATATTAAGACAAGTGATGTATATGTGGCAATTACAAAAGCAAATAAAGAATTCGATATTCCAACATTGAATGGTATTGCTTTCTTAACAGGCATGGGCATGGACGAAGAAACAGAAAAATTACTTAACGCCTTAAAATAA
- a CDS encoding FeoA family protein — translation MQLNETAVGEKVRISELKIENAMLKRRLLALGCDEGCDICIKQKGLFGGPCTFETKGQYISIRQCDACAIMVERR, via the coding sequence ATGCAATTAAATGAAACTGCTGTCGGTGAAAAAGTTCGCATCTCAGAATTAAAAATTGAGAACGCTATGCTTAAACGTCGCTTACTTGCACTTGGTTGCGATGAAGGTTGTGATATTTGTATCAAACAAAAAGGACTATTTGGTGGTCCCTGTACTTTTGAAACAAAAGGGCAATATATCAGCATTAGACAATGTGATGCTTGCGCCATTATGGTGGAACGCAGATGA
- the pta gene encoding phosphate acetyltransferase: MSDLFTTIKGQVTGKNVRIVLPEGTDERIVGAAARLQKENIVKPILLGNKAEIEAKAKEIGVSVEGIAIHEPATDPLFDELVAAFVERRKGKATEEAARKMLVDPNYFGTMLVYTGKAEGLVSGAAHSTGDTVRPALQIIKTKPGVSKVAGAMIMVRGEERYLFSDVAINIAPVAADLAENAIVSAETAEIFGIDPRVAMLSFSTKGSAKSDETEKVVEATALAKEKAPELTLDGEFQFDAAFVPTVAEKKAPGSVIKGDANVFIFPSLEAGNIGYKIAQRLGNFEAVGPILQGLNAPVNDLSRGCNTDDVYNLTLITAAQAVNK, translated from the coding sequence ATGAGTGATTTATTTACTACAATCAAAGGACAAGTTACTGGGAAAAACGTGCGCATCGTACTACCTGAAGGAACAGATGAACGTATTGTTGGAGCAGCTGCACGTCTGCAAAAAGAAAATATCGTAAAACCAATTTTGCTTGGAAACAAAGCTGAAATTGAAGCAAAAGCAAAAGAAATTGGCGTTTCTGTTGAAGGAATCGCTATTCATGAACCTGCGACCGATCCACTTTTTGATGAATTAGTGGCTGCATTTGTAGAACGTCGTAAAGGTAAAGCAACAGAAGAAGCTGCGCGTAAAATGCTAGTTGATCCAAACTATTTCGGCACAATGCTTGTATACACAGGAAAAGCAGAAGGTCTTGTAAGTGGTGCGGCTCACTCTACTGGTGACACGGTTCGCCCTGCCCTACAAATTATTAAAACAAAACCAGGCGTAAGTAAAGTTGCTGGCGCGATGATCATGGTTCGCGGTGAAGAACGCTACTTATTCAGCGATGTAGCTATCAATATTGCACCAGTTGCAGCAGACTTAGCGGAAAACGCGATTGTTAGTGCCGAAACAGCAGAAATCTTCGGCATTGACCCGCGTGTCGCAATGCTAAGTTTCTCTACAAAAGGTTCTGCAAAATCCGATGAAACAGAAAAAGTCGTAGAAGCAACTGCTCTTGCAAAAGAAAAAGCACCTGAATTAACGCTTGATGGTGAATTCCAATTTGACGCAGCATTTGTTCCAACTGTTGCGGAGAAAAAAGCACCAGGATCCGTTATCAAAGGGGACGCAAATGTATTTATCTTCCCAAGCTTAGAAGCAGGAAACATTGGCTACAAAATTGCCCAACGTTTAGGTAACTTTGAAGCAGTTGGACCAATTTTACAAGGCTTAAATGCACCAGTTAATGATTTATCTCGTGGTTGTAATACAGATGACGTTTATAACTTAACGTTAATTACAGCAGCGCAAGCAGTGAATAAATAA